The Magnolia sinica isolate HGM2019 chromosome 9, MsV1, whole genome shotgun sequence genome contains a region encoding:
- the LOC131255940 gene encoding disease resistance protein RPM1-like, with amino-acid sequence MTDSIVQFGLETLSALLSREASLIRGVRNEVEEIKLELESMQALLKDADKRKESNEGVRTWVRQVRDSTYDVEDIIDEFMYRMDRPQGGGLRGFLLNIVCPLKNIYNKHCFAIRLQETKVKVHNLFDRGVSFGLNQIGEGTSSHDVSKMWQRDVETSLSLVEDDIVGMKKELDLIVRWLVEEEQQRTVISVTGMGGAGKTVLVTKAYKNELVKKHFDCSACVSVSQTLRIDEVLRSIIKQFLESAKDVVPNDLATSDAGDLRQMVKRHLKSKKCLIVLDDIWSMNDWNELSVIFPDYRCGSRLVVTTRDSDVAFAAGEGSRVCHLQPLHPKEAWQLFCKKAFRNKPCPSELQPLALSIVETCLGLPLAIIAMGSLLSLRDANVLEWNRVYNNLSWQLNNNEKLEPIKRILLLSFYYLPYRLKHCFLYCCTFPEDYLIHRKKLIRLWVAEGFVEDAGKIPMEEMAEDYLKELIHRNTLQVVKMNLSGRVSACRMHDIVRELALSLCDEEKFSITYDGQQTRQGGKVRRMSIYNSGETIQHSMSMSQLRSLLVFEGSTSFSSSLNTIASSFMLLRVLDLEGVPIESLTDELTNLFNLRYLNLRNTNVSELPKSLGRLQNLQTLNVRQTRIKRLPSGVVKLQKLRHLIGYRYNRADPWTFEHFSSIHVPIGICNITSLQSLTSIEAKEGDFVRKIGNLTQLRKLDISKVRAINGAELCTSIAKLKYVVALGVKAINEEEPLQLEELSPDHLPPFQKLYLWGRLEKVPQWFRYLEHLTVLGLYWSKLREEDLLSSLQALPNLVRLSLRKAFEGQQLCFHDGWFPKLKNLYLRDLTQLNRVVIEKGTLPSIQELSVYRCGELKTLPEGIEYLTKLRVLRLCDMPTELTERLQLKDGNEEDRRKVGHIPFIYGGRWTEEGWDWHRLN; translated from the coding sequence ATGACGGACAGTATCGTTCAATTCGGGTTAGAAACTCTAAGTGCCCTTCTATCTCGAGAAGCATCACTAATAAGAGGAGTGCGCAATGAAGTAGAAGAAATCAAGCTGGAACTCGAAAGTATGCAAGCTTTGTTGAAGGAtgctgataaaagaaaagaaagcaatgAAGGAGTGAGAACCTGGGTGAGGCAAGTAAGAGATTCCACATATGATGTGGAAGACATCATCGACGAGTTCATGTATCGCATGGACAGACCACAAGGAGGTGGGCTCCGTGGTTTTCTCCTTAACATCGTTTGCCCCCTGAAGAATATCTACAACAAGCATTGCTTCGCCATCCGACTCCAAGAAACCAAGGTTAAGGTCCATAACCTTTTCGATAGAGGAGTTAGCTTCGGTCTCAATCAAATAGGAGAAGGAACCAGCTCTCATGATGTTAGCAAAATGTGGCAACGTGATGTAGAAACTTCTCTTTCCTTGGTGGAAGATGACATAGTGGGGATGAAGAAAGAATTAGATTTGATAGTCAGATGGTTGGTGGAGGAAGAACAGCAGCGCACGGTGATTTCAGTGACGGGTATGGGTGGGGCGGGCAAGACCGTTCTTGTCACTAAAGCCTACAAGAACGAACTAGTAAAGAAGCACTTCGACTGCTCCGCATGTGTTTCGGTCTCACAGACTCTTAGAATCGATGAAGTACTGCGAAGCATCATAAAACAATTCCTTGAGTCTGCAAAGGACGTTGTTCCAAATGACCTAGCCACCAGTGATGCCGGTGACTTAAGGCAGATGGTTAAAAGACATCTCAAATCGAAAAAGTGTCTGATTGTCTTGGATGATATCTGGAGTATGAATGATTGGAATGAACTAAGTGTCATATTTCCAGACTACAGATGCGGAAGCAGGTTAGTAGTTACAACAAGAGACAGTGATGTGGCTTTTGCAGCGGGAGAGGGAAGCCGTGTCTGCCACCTTCAGCCTCTACATCCAAAAGAGGCATGGCAGCTATTCTGTAAGAAGGCATTTCGGAACAAACCCTGCCCTTCAGAGCTGCAGCCATTGGCTCTATCCATAGTAGAAACATGTCTAGGTCTGCCTCTTGCAATTATTGCGATGGGCAGCCTCCTGTCATTGAGAGATGCGAATGTGTTGGAATGGAACCGAGTCTATAATAACCTAAGTTGGCAGTTGAATAACAATGAAAAGCTTGAACCAATAAAGCGCATCTTGTTGCTTAGCTTCTACTATCTGCCTTACCGCCTTAAGCATTGTTTCTTGTACTGTTGTACGTTTCCAGAAGATTATTTAATTCACCGCAAGAAGTTGATAAGGTTATGGGTGGCAGAGGGTTTCGTTGAAGATGCAGGTAAAATTCCGATGGAGGAGATGGCTGAAGACTACCTAAAGGAACTCATCCATCGTAACACACTTCAGGTTGTCAAGATGAATCTCTCTGGAAGGGTGAGTGCTTGTCGAATGCATGATATTGTACGTGAATTGGCCTTATCCTTATGCGACGAAGAAAAGTTCAGCATCACATACGATGGGCAGCAAACAAGGCAAGGGGGCAAAGTACGTCGCATGTCAATTTACAATTCTGGAGAAACTATTCAACATAGCATGAGCATGTCACAGCTTCGCTCTCTTTTAGTGTTTGAAGGAAGCacatctttctcttcttctcttaatACCATAGCATCAAGTTTCATGTTATTGAGGGTCCTAGATTTAGAGGGAGTTCCTATTGAAAGCTTAACAGAtgaattgacaaatctattcaaTTTACGGTATCTTAACTTGAGGAATACTAATGTTAGCGAGCTTCCAAAATCTTTAGGAAGGTTACAGAACCTGCAAACATTGAATGTTAGACAAACAAGGATCAAGAGGCTACCGAGTGGGGTTGTGAAGCTACAGAAACTACGCCACTTAATCGGTTATCGATATAATAGGGCAGATCCATGGACTTTCGAGCACTTCAGTAGCATCCACGTTCCTATAGGAATATGTAATATAACAAGTTTACAAAGTCTAACTAGTATCGAAGCAAAAGAAGGGGATTTTGTGAGAAAAATTGGGAACTTAACCCAACTGAGAAAACTTGACATTTCCAAGGTCAGAGCAATCAACGGAGCTGAGTTGTGCACATCCATCGCAAAGCTGAAATACGTTGTTGCCTTGGGTGTTAAGGCAATCAACGAAGAAGAACCACTTCAATTGGAAGAGCTCTCTCCTGATCATCTGCCACCTTTTCAGAAGCTTTACCTGTGGGGACGTTTGGAGAAGGTGCCTCAATGGTTTAGGTACCTTGAGCATCTCACCGTTTTGGGGTTGTATTGGTCTAAGCTGAGAGAAGAAGATCTGCTTTCATCACTCCAAGCATTGCCCAATCTGGTGCGCCTTTCACTTCGAAAGGCCTTTGAAGGGCAGCAGTTGTGTTTTCACGATGGATGGTTCCCTAAACTCAAGAATTTATATTTAAGGGACCTGACACAACTAAATCGGGTAGTGATAGAGAAGGGAACATTGCCAAGCATCCAAGAGCTATCTGTGTACAGATGTGGAGAGTTGAAGACGCTTCCAGAAGGGATCGAATACCTCACCAAACTCCGAGTTCTCAGGTTATGCGACATGCCAACAGAATTGACAGAGAGGTTGCAGCTAAAAGATGGAAACGAGGAGGACCGTAGAAAGGTGGGGCACATTCCCTTCATCTACGGTGGACGCTGGACAGAAGAGGGGTGGGATTGGCATCGACTCAACTAA